One window from the genome of Natrialba magadii ATCC 43099 encodes:
- a CDS encoding DUF5779 family protein, producing the protein MSDFDLDLRTVEEHIDEELDIEGSIVLGVLDGETPEDEWAEAISKGNVLVLCVEGDVNELASGFARDVKEAGGNLVHFRGFLLVTPPGVDVNTERL; encoded by the coding sequence ATGAGCGACTTCGACCTCGATCTGCGGACGGTCGAGGAGCATATCGACGAGGAACTCGATATCGAAGGGAGCATCGTGCTCGGCGTTCTCGACGGGGAGACGCCGGAAGACGAGTGGGCCGAAGCAATTTCGAAGGGGAACGTCCTCGTTCTCTGTGTCGAAGGCGACGTCAACGAACTGGCATCTGGCTTCGCCCGCGACGTCAAGGAAGCAGGTGGGAATCTCGTCCACTTCCGTGGGTTCTTGCTCGTGACGCCGCCGGGCGTCGACGTGAACACGGAGCGGCTGTAG
- a CDS encoding VOC family protein, with translation MLTTLSWLALEVKSLESAREFYTDVLELSVRRPSNDNDERHGVGESGHENELALAAGDTDLVLRRPDGVPRGGLHTHYAFSIPEAEYDDWWDRLETAGYDLDEAQFGPVRSLYLYDPDGNCVELGQQDVAGPGIDGIFEVVLEVESLERAESFYSDLGFETVDVGDDRKRVRMSGPMALELWEPHLGIADARGGVHVDLGFKTDEPTAALNAVVDQVRQVDEESAERVVVRDPDGHVLTFVSSSA, from the coding sequence ATGCTCACTACCCTCTCCTGGCTCGCACTCGAGGTCAAGTCCCTCGAGTCGGCGCGGGAGTTCTATACGGATGTACTCGAGTTGTCGGTACGACGACCATCGAACGACAACGACGAGAGACACGGCGTGGGCGAGTCCGGCCACGAGAACGAACTCGCGCTCGCGGCCGGCGACACGGACCTCGTCCTGCGCCGTCCCGACGGCGTGCCCCGCGGCGGCCTGCACACCCACTACGCGTTCTCGATTCCGGAGGCGGAGTACGACGACTGGTGGGATCGACTCGAGACGGCCGGATACGACCTCGACGAGGCCCAGTTCGGCCCCGTCCGGTCGCTCTATCTCTACGATCCTGACGGTAACTGCGTGGAACTTGGCCAGCAGGACGTCGCCGGGCCGGGAATCGACGGCATCTTCGAGGTCGTCCTGGAGGTCGAGTCACTCGAGCGCGCCGAGTCCTTTTACAGCGACCTCGGCTTCGAGACCGTCGATGTCGGCGACGACAGAAAGCGGGTCCGGATGAGCGGCCCGATGGCACTCGAGTTGTGGGAGCCACACCTGGGCATCGCGGACGCCCGGGGTGGGGTTCACGTCGACCTTGGATTCAAGACCGACGAGCCGACTGCTGCGCTAAATGCGGTGGTAGACCAGGTGCGACAGGTAGACGAGGAGTCTGCCGAGCGCGTGGTCGTTCGTGATCCGGATGGGCACGTCCTCACGTTTGTCTCATCGTCTGCGTGA
- a CDS encoding LeuA family protein produces the protein MQCLTKTAHPLIPIRGVEFFQGTLDSTDEIESARVFDTTLRDGEQSPGTSFSYDDKRQIAAILDDMGTHVIEAGFPVNSDAEFEAVRDIASSTSTTTCGLARVVDGDIEAALDSGVEMVHTFVSTSDVQIEDSMHATREEVAQRAVDSVERIKEAGVTCMFSPMDATRTDEAFLIDVVEAVSEADVDWINVPDTCGVATPGRFGDMIEKVSAHTDARIDVHTHDDFGLATANALAGIEAGADQAQVSVNSIGERAGNAAYEEFVMSVESLYQCDTGIDTTRITELSEIVEEKSGMATPGNKPIVGDNAFSHESGIHAAGVIENSDTFEPGVMTPEMVGAERRLVMGKHTGTHSVRERLDERGYDPTDDEVRAVTRRVKDYGAEKRRVTVSDLERFAEDADVDRQQDREQAHESTERDRDDRDYEEHEEVRI, from the coding sequence ATACAATGTCTCACCAAGACAGCCCATCCTCTGATACCAATCAGGGGGGTCGAGTTCTTCCAGGGCACGTTAGATTCCACTGACGAAATTGAGTCAGCACGTGTCTTCGATACCACCCTCCGGGATGGTGAACAGTCACCCGGAACGTCGTTTTCCTACGACGATAAACGGCAGATCGCCGCGATTCTGGACGACATGGGAACCCACGTCATCGAGGCTGGTTTCCCGGTCAATTCCGACGCGGAGTTCGAGGCCGTTCGTGATATTGCTTCCTCGACGTCGACGACAACCTGCGGGTTGGCCCGTGTCGTCGACGGCGACATCGAAGCGGCGCTCGATTCTGGCGTCGAGATGGTGCACACGTTCGTAAGCACCAGCGACGTCCAGATCGAGGATTCGATGCACGCCACGCGGGAGGAGGTCGCACAGCGCGCAGTCGACTCGGTCGAACGCATCAAAGAGGCGGGCGTGACCTGCATGTTCTCGCCGATGGATGCAACGCGAACCGACGAGGCGTTCCTGATCGACGTCGTCGAAGCGGTCAGCGAGGCCGACGTCGACTGGATCAACGTTCCCGACACCTGCGGCGTCGCGACGCCGGGCCGGTTCGGCGACATGATCGAGAAGGTCAGCGCCCACACTGACGCCCGGATCGACGTCCACACCCACGACGACTTCGGGCTGGCCACCGCGAACGCGCTGGCCGGCATCGAAGCCGGTGCCGATCAGGCACAGGTTTCGGTCAACTCGATCGGCGAGCGGGCCGGCAACGCCGCCTACGAGGAGTTCGTCATGTCCGTCGAGTCGCTCTACCAGTGTGACACCGGTATCGACACGACCCGCATCACCGAGCTCTCGGAAATCGTCGAGGAGAAGAGCGGGATGGCGACGCCGGGCAACAAGCCCATCGTCGGCGATAACGCCTTCTCCCACGAGAGCGGCATCCACGCCGCCGGCGTCATCGAGAACTCCGATACCTTCGAACCAGGTGTGATGACTCCCGAGATGGTCGGTGCCGAGCGCCGACTGGTCATGGGCAAGCACACGGGCACCCACTCGGTACGGGAGCGACTGGACGAGCGCGGCTACGATCCAACCGACGACGAGGTACGAGCGGTAACCCGTCGCGTCAAGGACTACGGCGCAGAAAAGCGCCGCGTCACGGTCAGCGATCTGGAGCGCTTCGCCGAGGACGCTGACGTCGACCGTCAGCAAGACCGAGAGCAAGCACACGAATCGACGGAGCGAGACCGCGACGACCGCGATTACGAGGAGCACGAGGAGGTGCGCATCTGA
- a CDS encoding winged helix-turn-helix transcriptional regulator — translation MRDLDDTDLEILSLLTEDARRPYNEIADHVGLTPPAVSDRISRLEEQGVIQGFTVDIDRSTLRQETAVLVDLHPRPDAVADVYDTVTALEGVDHVFEGMDGHVLVHAAIPGSDVRSWLATELDLSRVLEYDVTPLTRSDRRLALSAAGFALDCVLCGKEITDGGVTTTVGGERKTFCCHSCESRYVDEYEAHRESLESE, via the coding sequence ATGCGCGACCTCGACGACACCGACCTCGAAATCCTCTCCTTGCTCACCGAGGACGCCCGCCGGCCGTACAACGAAATCGCCGACCACGTCGGCCTCACCCCACCCGCCGTCTCCGACCGCATCTCGCGGCTCGAGGAGCAGGGCGTCATCCAGGGCTTTACCGTCGACATCGACCGCTCGACGCTCCGCCAGGAAACCGCCGTCCTCGTCGACCTCCACCCCAGGCCCGACGCCGTCGCCGACGTCTACGACACCGTTACCGCCCTCGAGGGCGTCGATCACGTCTTCGAGGGCATGGACGGCCACGTCCTCGTCCACGCCGCGATCCCTGGCAGCGACGTTCGGTCCTGGCTCGCAACCGAACTCGATCTCTCGCGTGTACTCGAGTACGACGTAACCCCACTCACTCGCTCTGACCGGCGGCTCGCGCTGTCGGCGGCTGGCTTCGCTCTCGACTGTGTCCTTTGCGGGAAGGAGATCACGGATGGCGGCGTGACGACGACGGTGGGTGGGGAGCGAAAGACGTTCTGCTGTCACTCCTGTGAGAGTCGGTACGTCGACGAGTACGAAGCGCACAGAGAGTCACTCGAGAGTGAGTGA
- a CDS encoding ferritin-like domain-containing protein produces the protein MTTDEITDLLTEAYIDELETVMNYLTNAIVLDGVHAEEVKESLEDDVQEELEHARRLGNRLKQLEESPPGSAAFEASQSSLQPPEDTTDVQSVIEGVLEAEDEAIETYRALHEAASEANDPVTEDVAVSILSDEEAHRTEFRGFQKEFPTD, from the coding sequence ATGACGACCGACGAAATAACCGACCTGCTGACCGAAGCCTACATCGACGAACTCGAGACCGTGATGAACTACCTGACCAACGCCATCGTCCTCGACGGCGTCCACGCCGAGGAGGTCAAAGAGAGCCTCGAGGACGACGTCCAGGAGGAACTCGAGCACGCCCGTCGGCTCGGCAACAGACTGAAGCAACTCGAGGAGTCCCCGCCAGGCTCAGCCGCGTTCGAGGCGAGTCAATCGAGTCTGCAGCCGCCCGAGGATACGACCGACGTGCAGTCGGTCATCGAGGGGGTACTCGAGGCAGAAGACGAGGCGATCGAGACGTACCGAGCGCTGCACGAAGCCGCCTCGGAAGCGAACGATCCGGTCACGGAGGACGTCGCGGTGTCGATTCTCTCCGACGAGGAGGCCCACCGGACGGAGTTCCGTGGCTTTCAGAAGGAGTTTCCGACGGACTGA
- a CDS encoding Cdc6/Cdc18 family protein, whose protein sequence is MTLSTEGGATLGEFAAEHGAVAHSRSESRDDPLAVLDEEDRIFANEDLLRIDHVPDQNKIVGRNNQIETVARRLKPTISGGTGKGTLLLGKSGSGKTLVTRYVSREVVERGEENDVRIGRAVIDCAQRRSEVQTVIHLAKRLNEPEETGITIPHSGIATGAYYDRLWQVIDELYDAIIVVLDEIDRLAPPDDVQNVPPEDADDSKLLMQLSRAGEENDVDASITVIGISNDLKYGDRLDTRVESSFSPDEIVFPAYDANQLGDILTRRRDAYRDDVLSDDVIPLCSAFSAQEHGDARRAIDLFRLAGEVARDNDADCVREEHVRVANDDAEVTRIQDLIRGCPTQAKIAIAALATMDEFTDRSAFKATEMYRVYRAFAEAIDANVLGKKRITDQLREYETLKIIDMKRTSDGYREGTYLQLSLLDDSSLILQTIGLDDRCAKIPIDARMRRQMETILDG, encoded by the coding sequence ATGACACTGTCGACGGAGGGGGGAGCAACGCTCGGCGAGTTCGCGGCCGAGCACGGGGCGGTTGCTCACTCTCGCTCTGAATCTCGCGACGATCCGCTGGCGGTTCTCGACGAAGAGGATCGCATTTTCGCGAACGAGGATCTGCTGCGGATCGATCACGTGCCCGATCAGAACAAGATCGTCGGGCGGAACAATCAGATCGAAACCGTCGCGCGGCGACTGAAGCCGACGATTTCTGGTGGGACGGGGAAGGGAACACTCCTGCTCGGCAAGTCCGGTTCGGGAAAGACACTCGTCACTCGCTACGTCAGCCGAGAAGTCGTCGAACGCGGCGAGGAGAACGACGTCAGGATCGGTCGCGCGGTTATCGACTGCGCCCAGCGCCGTTCCGAGGTCCAGACCGTCATCCACCTCGCAAAGCGACTCAACGAGCCAGAGGAAACCGGGATCACAATTCCGCATTCGGGTATTGCAACGGGAGCGTACTACGACCGCCTGTGGCAAGTCATCGACGAACTGTACGATGCGATCATCGTCGTGTTAGACGAAATCGACCGGCTCGCGCCCCCAGACGACGTCCAGAACGTCCCACCGGAGGACGCCGACGACAGCAAACTCCTGATGCAACTCTCCCGGGCCGGCGAGGAGAACGACGTCGACGCGAGCATCACGGTCATCGGGATCAGCAACGATCTCAAGTACGGCGATCGGCTTGACACTCGCGTCGAGAGTTCGTTCTCACCGGACGAGATCGTTTTCCCGGCTTACGATGCGAACCAGCTCGGTGATATCCTCACTCGACGGCGTGACGCCTACCGAGATGACGTCCTCTCGGATGATGTAATCCCGCTCTGTTCAGCCTTCTCTGCCCAGGAACACGGCGACGCCCGACGGGCGATCGACCTCTTCCGACTCGCCGGCGAGGTCGCACGGGACAACGACGCCGACTGCGTTCGCGAGGAACACGTCCGCGTCGCGAACGACGACGCCGAAGTCACGCGTATTCAGGATCTAATCCGTGGCTGCCCGACACAGGCAAAGATCGCTATCGCCGCGCTCGCGACGATGGACGAATTTACCGACCGGTCGGCGTTCAAGGCGACGGAGATGTACCGCGTCTACCGGGCGTTTGCAGAAGCGATCGACGCGAACGTCCTCGGGAAGAAGCGAATTACGGACCAGTTGCGCGAGTACGAAACGCTGAAGATCATCGACATGAAGCGGACGAGCGACGGCTATCGGGAGGGAACCTACCTTCAGCTCTCGCTGCTCGACGACTCGAGTCTCATCCTGCAGACGATCGGCCTCGACGACCGGTGTGCGAAGATTCCGATCGACGCGCGGATGCGCCGACAGATGGAGACGATTCTCGACGGCTAA
- a CDS encoding ribbon-helix-helix domain-containing protein, whose product MTEYTTVSIPKDLANRVDETIEGTSFQSTSDLVRFLLRSIVIQHQKQGELTEAEFEEITEQLRGLGYLE is encoded by the coding sequence ATGACCGAGTACACGACGGTTTCGATCCCGAAGGATCTCGCCAACCGAGTCGACGAAACCATCGAAGGAACGAGCTTTCAGAGCACGAGCGACCTCGTCCGGTTCCTGCTGCGAAGCATCGTCATCCAACACCAGAAACAGGGCGAACTCACGGAGGCGGAGTTCGAAGAGATCACCGAACAGCTTCGTGGGCTCGGGTATCTCGAGTAG
- the aglJ gene encoding S-layer glycoprotein N-glycosyltransferase AglJ, which produces MEYDGTRAESVDPASETGGVLTMTDERREISAEDVCILIPTLDEAATIGDVVDDFQELGYTNVVVIDGGSTDDTRKIAHEHGAQVLTQSGEGKGQAVREAVSYIDVPYVLMLDGDGTYDPTDAETMLEPLARGYEHVIGNRFADMDDDAMKALNGVGNRLINRSFRFIHGADYEDILSGYRAFTVDSFNRLSLDSDGFTIETELAVECVKHGVETTVVPVSYSARPEESETNLHPIKDGGTIILALYSLAKTNNPLFYFGSLGVGGIAAGGAIATYVLWRWLQYGVGHEILALVSAAAILLGVQLLMFGVLSDMLVTLHREQRRRLEQITRNARDQRPANESDRAFEYEDEGSEQRDE; this is translated from the coding sequence ATGGAGTATGACGGAACTCGTGCAGAGTCGGTCGATCCGGCCTCCGAGACCGGAGGCGTGCTCACCATGACCGACGAGCGGCGCGAGATTTCGGCCGAGGACGTCTGCATCCTCATTCCAACCCTCGACGAAGCGGCGACGATCGGTGACGTGGTCGACGACTTTCAGGAACTCGGCTATACGAACGTCGTCGTCATCGATGGCGGCTCGACGGACGACACTCGCAAGATTGCCCACGAACACGGTGCACAGGTACTGACCCAGTCCGGCGAGGGCAAGGGGCAGGCGGTCCGCGAGGCAGTGTCCTACATCGACGTGCCCTACGTCCTGATGCTCGACGGCGACGGCACGTACGATCCGACGGACGCAGAGACGATGCTCGAACCACTCGCCCGGGGCTACGAGCACGTCATCGGCAACCGATTCGCCGACATGGACGACGACGCGATGAAGGCGTTGAACGGCGTCGGGAACCGCCTCATCAACCGCTCGTTCCGGTTCATTCACGGTGCGGACTACGAGGACATCCTCTCTGGGTACCGCGCGTTCACCGTCGATTCGTTCAACCGACTCTCACTCGACTCGGACGGCTTTACGATCGAGACCGAACTCGCCGTCGAGTGTGTGAAACACGGCGTCGAAACCACGGTCGTCCCGGTCAGTTACAGCGCTCGCCCGGAGGAATCAGAGACGAACCTCCACCCGATCAAAGACGGCGGGACGATCATCCTCGCACTGTACTCGCTCGCGAAGACGAACAACCCGCTGTTTTACTTCGGGAGCCTCGGCGTCGGTGGCATCGCAGCAGGTGGCGCAATTGCGACCTACGTGCTCTGGCGCTGGCTCCAGTACGGCGTTGGCCACGAGATTCTCGCGCTCGTCTCCGCCGCCGCCATCTTGCTCGGCGTACAGCTACTCATGTTCGGCGTCCTCTCGGACATGCTCGTGACCTTACATCGCGAGCAGCGTCGACGACTCGAACAGATTACGCGAAACGCACGCGATCAGCGTCCGGCAAACGAGTCGGATCGCGCCTTCGAGTACGAAGACGAAGGCAGCGAGCAGCGCGACGAGTAG
- a CDS encoding UDP-glucose dehydrogenase family protein gives MHVSIIGSGYVGTTIAACLADLGHEVVNVEIDERIVETINAGEAPIHESGLAERIAEHAGPDADHDGSDAEHAGPDADHDGSDAEHAGPDVDHDGPDTDHHGPDGSNASGNLRATTDYADVRETDVTFLCLPTPQAEDGSLDLAPMRAGSESLGRALAEKSNEDDHLVVVKSTVLPGTTEDVVGPILERESGIAIGEGLDLAMNPEFLRMGTAVQDFLEPDKVVVGATSDAAAATLRDLYAPILEREETDLVETDVREAELIKYANNAFLASKVSLVNELGNIAKEYGADAYEVLEAVGLDDRISARFMRSGLGWGGSCFPKDVAALRAGAREQGYDPDLLDAVVSVNDEQPTRLVSLLADHVSLDSARIAVLGLSFKPGTDDIRKSRALDVIDELQTRGATVVAYDPVAMDNVREQYGETRFDGALEFAASSADALADADGTVVATDWPEFDELSFDGMAQRVVVDGRRIEVDARDLEVYEGLTW, from the coding sequence ATGCACGTCTCTATCATCGGCAGCGGCTACGTCGGAACGACGATCGCCGCCTGCCTCGCGGACCTCGGCCACGAGGTCGTCAACGTCGAAATCGACGAGAGAATCGTCGAGACGATCAACGCCGGCGAGGCACCGATTCACGAGTCCGGACTGGCAGAGCGGATCGCCGAACACGCCGGTCCTGATGCCGACCACGACGGTTCCGATGCAGAACACGCCGGTCCTGATGCCGACCACGACGGTTCCGATGCAGAACACGCCGGTCCCGATGTCGACCACGACGGTCCCGACACCGACCACCACGGCCCCGATGGTTCCAATGCGAGCGGGAACCTGCGCGCGACGACCGACTACGCCGACGTTCGCGAGACTGACGTCACGTTCCTCTGTCTCCCGACGCCACAGGCCGAGGACGGCAGTCTCGACCTCGCGCCGATGCGTGCCGGCTCGGAGTCACTCGGCCGCGCACTCGCAGAGAAATCAAACGAGGACGACCACCTCGTCGTCGTCAAGAGCACCGTCCTCCCCGGCACCACCGAAGACGTCGTCGGCCCCATCCTCGAGCGCGAGTCCGGCATCGCGATCGGTGAGGGTCTCGATCTCGCGATGAACCCCGAATTCCTGCGGATGGGAACCGCCGTGCAGGACTTCCTCGAACCCGACAAGGTCGTCGTCGGTGCGACGAGCGACGCCGCTGCTGCGACGCTTCGCGACCTCTACGCGCCCATCCTCGAACGCGAGGAAACGGACCTTGTCGAAACCGACGTGCGCGAGGCCGAACTCATCAAGTACGCGAACAACGCATTCCTCGCGTCGAAGGTCTCACTGGTGAACGAACTCGGCAACATCGCCAAGGAGTACGGCGCTGACGCCTACGAGGTCCTCGAGGCGGTCGGTCTCGACGACCGCATCTCGGCCCGCTTCATGCGGTCGGGACTCGGCTGGGGTGGCTCCTGTTTCCCCAAGGACGTCGCCGCGCTTCGGGCCGGCGCTCGCGAGCAGGGCTACGACCCCGACTTGCTCGACGCCGTCGTCTCAGTCAACGACGAGCAACCAACCCGGCTGGTCTCCCTGCTCGCAGACCACGTTTCACTTGATTCCGCGCGGATCGCCGTCCTGGGACTCTCGTTCAAGCCCGGCACCGACGATATCCGCAAGTCCCGCGCGCTCGACGTGATCGACGAACTCCAAACGCGTGGTGCGACCGTCGTCGCCTACGATCCGGTCGCGATGGACAACGTCAGAGAGCAGTACGGGGAGACGCGATTCGACGGGGCACTCGAGTTCGCTGCCTCATCGGCGGATGCCCTGGCCGATGCGGACGGCACAGTCGTTGCAACCGATTGGCCGGAGTTCGACGAGCTGTCGTTCGATGGAATGGCGCAGCGAGTGGTCGTCGACGGCCGGCGGATCGAGGTTGATGCGCGCGACCTCGAGGTGTACGAGGGTCTGACCTGGTAG
- the aglF gene encoding UTP--glucose-1-phosphate uridylyltransferase AglF produces the protein MQAVVLAAGKGTRLRPLTEDKPKVLVEVDGTPLIEDVFDNLLEIGATEFIVVVGYQKEQIIERYGDEYEDVPITYAHQREQLGLAHAILQAEPHIDDDFMLMLGDNIFRGNLGDVVNRQQEERADAAFLVEEVPYEEASRYGVLDTNEYGEIVEVVEKPDEPPSNLVMTGFYTFTPAIFHACHLVQPSDRGEYELPDAIDLLIQSGRTIDAIRMDGWRIDVGYPEDQETATERLQGDSPVASQTE, from the coding sequence ATGCAAGCAGTCGTACTGGCCGCGGGCAAGGGAACCCGCCTCCGGCCCCTGACCGAGGACAAACCGAAGGTCCTCGTCGAAGTCGACGGAACGCCGCTTATCGAAGATGTCTTCGACAATCTTCTCGAGATCGGTGCGACGGAGTTCATCGTCGTCGTCGGCTATCAGAAAGAGCAGATCATCGAACGCTACGGCGACGAGTACGAGGACGTCCCGATCACCTACGCCCACCAGCGCGAGCAACTGGGTCTGGCCCACGCCATCCTGCAGGCAGAACCGCACATCGACGACGACTTCATGCTCATGCTCGGGGACAACATCTTCCGGGGCAACCTCGGCGACGTAGTCAACCGCCAGCAAGAGGAGCGAGCCGACGCAGCGTTCCTCGTCGAAGAAGTCCCCTACGAGGAGGCCTCGCGCTACGGCGTCCTCGATACGAACGAGTACGGCGAGATCGTCGAAGTCGTCGAGAAGCCCGACGAACCCCCATCGAACCTCGTCATGACCGGCTTCTACACCTTCACCCCCGCGATCTTCCACGCCTGCCACCTCGTCCAGCCCAGCGACCGCGGCGAGTACGAACTCCCCGACGCGATCGACCTCCTCATCCAGTCCGGCCGAACGATCGACGCAATTCGTATGGACGGCTGGCGCATCGACGTCGGCTATCCCGAAGACCAGGAGACTGCCACGGAGCGTCTCCAGGGGGACTCACCAGTGGCCAGCCAGACTGAGTGA